A single window of Selenomonas sputigena DNA harbors:
- a CDS encoding cupin domain-containing protein, translating to MVNIPAGVPHFHGAAKDAPFQQFVIYDSTWKAPEGHAAHTGALTEEQYEEANENAAAPSAMQNNDSEFLFGTGMTELTTPNFNSAVYLRKILGTPNAANSPEWVYVAFPAGTYNRWHSHKTGQVLIATDGIGYHQIKGGALEVLHPGDVVFCPPNVVHWHGASPTSKFAHIAISPQDNHDVTWYDFPTAEYEAIVPE from the coding sequence GTGGTGAATATTCCCGCAGGAGTGCCGCATTTCCACGGCGCGGCAAAGGATGCCCCGTTCCAGCAGTTCGTCATCTATGACAGCACATGGAAAGCGCCCGAAGGACACGCAGCACATACCGGCGCGCTCACCGAGGAGCAGTACGAGGAGGCGAATGAGAACGCCGCCGCCCCAAGCGCAATGCAGAACAATGACAGCGAGTTTTTGTTTGGCACTGGGATGACGGAGCTGACAACGCCCAATTTCAACTCTGCGGTATACCTCAGAAAGATTCTGGGTACGCCGAATGCCGCAAATTCGCCCGAGTGGGTCTATGTTGCCTTTCCTGCAGGAACGTACAACCGCTGGCACAGTCACAAAACGGGGCAGGTGCTCATTGCGACCGACGGCATCGGCTATCATCAGATCAAGGGCGGTGCGTTGGAGGTTCTGCATCCGGGGGATGTGGTTTTCTGTCCGCCCAATGTCGTTCATTGGCACGGTGCATCTCCCACAAGCAAATTCGCCCACATCGCGATCAGTCCGCAGGATAATCACGATGTTACATGGTACGATTTCCCTACGGCGGAATATGAGGCAATCGTACCCGAATGA